The Marinitoga litoralis genome segment TTATAACCTAAATCAGACAATAGTTTATTAAATTTATTTAATACTGTTGGATAAGATAAGTTTAATATTTCTGATACTTTTGATAAATTTCCCCTGTTTAATAAATAAAGACGTAAAAATTGTATATTTTCATCACTTAAAGTTGCAAATTCATTTAATTCAAAATTTCCTTCTAGTTTAGAATTACAATTTGAACATCTTAATACCTCTATGTGCATTTTTTTATTGCATACAGGACAAATAACTGGCGCTTTATACATAAAATCATCTCCTTATGCTACATATATTTTTACTTTTGTTTTACCTCCATCTGTTTCAACATCAATAAAATCACCGTAAAATTCTGATAACAAATCTACTGATTCAATAATAACATTAATAACTTCGTCTAAATCAAAATTTATGTTTTTTTCATTTTCTTCAAATTTCGATTTTATTGATTTTTTTAATACTGGTTTTAATGAATATAATAATGGTTTTGTTAAAATTAAAATACCTAATGGAAAAACTAAATTAACTTTTGCATCTTCAGAATCAACTTTTATAACAAATTTTGTTCCAACAGGATACTTTATTTTTTCAGATATAATATTTGCTGCAGTTTCTGGATCATTTTCTTTTATAATATTTTCAATTGATTTTTTCAGAAATTTTCTTTGTTCTCTTTTCCTTTTGAAAGCAGAATAATATGTGTAAAGTATGTATATACCTAATCCAATAAAAAACGATGCCCAAAAAATTTTAGCTCCAAAAAACACTAATATTAAGCCTTCAATAATTATTATCGCAGCTCCTATCAAAATAATCACCCCCTATATATAAAATTATATAATATTTTTTATAAATTGTCAAGTGTTATTTTATAATATTATAACTTTACATATAATATTATAAAGTTATATAATAAAATTATAAATAATAATTTTATATTTCTATTCTTGCCCCAGCTCCAAATTTTATTATTCTTCCTTTAAACTCAACGTTCATAACATTTATTGCTTCAATCCCGGTACAATGCGAAGGCAATAAAAATTCAACACCAGTTTTTTTAATTCTATCTAATCTAACAAATAATTTTTCTTCATATAATTTATAAAAATGAAATCCACCTATTGCAGCATGTAACTTGTCTTTAAAATATTCTTTTGAAAAATTAAGAATGTTTTCGATGTTAGGATGTGCACATCCAGCAATTACAACTAATCCTTTCTCAGTTTTCAAAACCATTGAATGTTCTGGGATATTTTCTTTAAATGTACCAGTAGAATATATGTTTTTTTTAATTTCAGATGGTTTTTCACTTATATTAACTTCAGTTTTTCTTTCTAATTTATTTATTAATTCTTTAGGAAATTGTGAGGGTATATAAGCCTTTTTGACATTAAAATTTTCTAGAACGAAATCTAATCCTCCAGTATGATCATCATGATAATGACTTAAAAAAAGAGCATCAATATTTTCTAATGTTTGTTCTAATCCTAAATGCTTTATATTATGTTCTAAAATCCTATAATCTGATCCAGTATCAAATAGTATTTTTTTATTTTCATCTTCAACTAAAATAGATAATCCCCAATCTCTTTTTAATAATGGATGTAATTTAATATTATCTACAATACCAGTAATTAGCATAATATCACCCTTTATAAATTTTTGTTTTTAAATAAAATTATGTTATAATACATCAGTAAATAAAATTTGGAGGTAAAAAATGAAAAAATATATCTACTTAATTATTATTCTAATATTTACCATTAACTTATTTTCTTTAAACATAGTAACTTCTATTAAACCGTTAGAATTAATTACAAAAGAATTGGTGCCAGATGCAAATATTACTACAATTTATGAAAATAGCGATTCTTTTTTTAACCTAAAAATTGATTCCAAAGATTTTAATAACGTCGATTTATTTGTTGTCTTAGATAAGGAAATAATATTATCTGAAAATTCAAAGAGTGTTGTTTTATCAGAGGGTGTATTATTTTATCCGTATAAAGAAAATCCTTTTATTTGGACTGACCCATTATATACTGTAGTAATAGCATACAAAATAGAAAAAAAATTAGAAAGTATTTCCCCAGAGAATGCTAATGAATTCAGAAATAATTTACTGAATTTCACGCAAAAACTTGTTGACTTATCAGATTCATTTTCAAAAATTATAAAAGATAAAAAAATTAATATATTAGATATAAATGAAACCTTTATCCATTTTTATAAAAGATATAATATTAAATATGCCACTTTAGGAGAAGATGAAACAATCACCAAAGATAAAATCCTTGTATATAACATTAATTATGATGATTCAACATTTGATAATTTAAAAAATAAAAAAATATTAGTTGATATTTTTGCTTCTCAATATGATGATATCATAAATTTTTATAAAACTATAATCGATGCTTTAATAAATTAAAAAGACAGTTTTTGCTGTCTTTTTTCTTTTGGAGGTAAAAATGGAATATGATGTAATAATAATAGGAGCTGGTCCTGCAGGTTTATTTTGTTCTTCTAATATAAAAAATAAAAAAGTATTAATATTAGAAAAAAATGAAAAACCAGGAAAAAAAATATTAGTTGCTGGTGGAGGGAAATGTAATTTCACTAATAACGATAGTATTAATGAATTATACTTGCATTATGGAGATAAAAAGAATTTTGTAAAAAAAGCTTTGTACAAATATTCCAATAAAGATTTACTAAATGAAGTTGGGTTTGAATACATAATTACCGATGAGGGAAAAGTATTTCCAAAAAATATGAACTCAAAAACTGTTTTAAATTGGCTTTTAGAAATAAATAATAAAAATAATGTGGAAATTAAATACAATATTAAAATTCAAAATATTGAGAAAAAAGATAAATTCATTATAAATACAAATAAAGGAGAATATATATCAAAATTTTTAATAATTGCAACTGGCGGAAAATCCTATCCAATGCTTGGATCAACTGGAGATGGTTATAATATAGCAAAAAAATTTGGACATAATATAATTAAACCAAAACCTGCTTTAACTCCAGTTATTATTAAAGATTATCCTTTTGTAGATTTATCAGGTAATTCTATGAATGTATTAATAAGAAAAAATAAACAGATCTTCAAAGGAAATATGTTATTTACTCACAAAGGTTTTTCTGGTCCTGTTATATTGAATTCATCTAGATATTTTAATTATGGAGATTTGATTAAAATATCATTTGTTAATTTTGATAATGAAGAAAATTTCAGAAATGATTTTTTTGAATTAATAAACAATAACAAAAATAGTCTTTTAAATGAAGTGTTGAAAAAATATAATATAACAAAAAGATTTATAGCAATAATGTTTAAGAGACTAAACTTAAATAATACAATAAAATGTAATAACATAAGCAAAAATGAAAGAAATAAAATTATTAATTATTTATACAATCAAGAATTTATTATTGAAAAGGTTGGAGATTTTAATGTATCTATGGTTACTTCTGGAGGAGTAGATACAAAAGAAATCGATTCCAAAACTATGGAATCGAAATTAATTGAAAATTTATATTTTATTGGTGAAGTATTAGATGTAGATGGAGAGACTGGAGGATATAATATACAGTGGGCTTTTTCTTCAGCTAAAGTTGCAAGCGATTCTATAAACAGTAAATAACTATTTTAAAGGAAGATTATATGATTTCCATTTTAATATTCCACCAGTAATATTATATACATTATTAAATCCTAAATCTCTCATTATTTCTAAAGATTTTCCACTTCTATTACCAGATCTACAATATATAATATAAGTTTTATTTTTATCTAATTTTGAAAGTTCATTTTTAAAAGATGAATTATAATAATCAATATTAATTGAATTTTCAATGTGTCCAGAATTATATTCACCAGGTGTTCTTACATCAATTATTATAATATCTTTGGTTTGTATTAATTCATATGCTTCTTTAGGATCAATATTTTGGAATGATTGTTTTGGAGAATTAAAAAAATTAATTACCAAAATAGCAAAAACTATAACAATAATAGAAACAACTATTTTTTTCATTATATCACCCTTTCTTATTAGGAGGTTTATATGTTAAATTTAATTTTAGCAATAATATGTAGTTCATTAATAGCTATAATATTTAAATTCTCTAATAGATTTAACCCAAATATTTTTCTAGTTACTTCATCTAATTATTTTATAGCAACCTTAATAAGTTTTATTTTAATAGATAAAAGTTTATTTAAAACAAATATCGTATTTCCTATATTATTAGGAATCCCAACAGGATTACTATTTTTTCTTTCATTTTTATTTTACCAGAAAAGTATTAAAAATAATGGTGCAACATTATCTGGAGCTTTTGCTAAATTAGGAATATTATATCCAGTATTTTTATCAATGTTAATATGGAGAGAAATACCTAAACCAATAAATTTATCAGGCATATTTATTGCAATATTAGGGATAATAATAGTATATTTCCCAATTAAAGGAATAAAAGTAAACTTTGACTTAATATTATTATCTCTATTTGGCGGAATAGCAGAATTCACAAATAAGATTTTTCAGAAATATGGAATAATTGAACAAAAAGATATATTTTTATTTTTTGTATTTTTATCAGCTATGTTTTTTAGTATATTTATGGTAAAAAGTTTTACAAAAAAAGATATTATTATAGGTCTATTAGTTGGTATTCCAAATCTTTTTTCTTCATATTTTTTAATATTAGCTTTAAATAAATTATCTGCACCAATTGTATTTATTTCTTACTCCACAGGAAGTATACTTTTAATTACTTTAATAAGCTATTTTTATTTTAAAGAAAAAATAAACAATAATCAAAAAATAGGAATCATTGTAATTTTATTATCTTTGATTTTAATGAATTTATAATTCAATAATATTTTCTGCCATTTCAGAAAATGTTCCATCATGAGTTACAATAAATGCTTGTTCAATTTCATTGAGCATATTATTTAAGTTTTCTGCCAACATATTCTTTCTTTCTTCATCAAGATTTATAGTTGGTTCATCTAAAATATAAAAATTTGCTTTTGATAGGAAGTTTGCTAATGCTGTTCTAATAGAAATAGCAACACTTACTTGTTCTCCACCAGATAATATAGAAAATTCTCTCTCTCCTTTTAATGGGTCTTTAAGCGTTACAAGATAATCTCTTTCTGAGTCCCAAACAATTGTTTCATTTTTCCCTGTCATTTTTCTATAATTTTCTGTAGCATGTGATGAAATAATTTTTGTAAATTCAGAGCTAACATATTTCCCCATTGATTTTATGTTTTCTCTAAAATCTTTTGTTAAATTTAATTTCAATTCATTTTTCTTCAAGTTTAATTCAAAAATCTTTTTTTGTTTTTCTTTTTCCTTTTTTTCATCAAATAATATATTGAGATTTTTTAGTTCATTCTTATATTCACTTAGTTTAGAAAATGTTTCATTAATTTTCTTATATACTTCATTTATTTCTAATTCAACATTAGAAAGCTTATTTTTCAAAACATCTAAATCTTCATATTTATTGATTTTTTCAGATAAATCATTAATATTATTAGAAATAATTATTATTTCATTATTGATTTGTTCTAAATTAAATTTATACTCATCCAATTTAGATGCTAAGTCATTATTTTTCATGTATAATTCATAATCTTCCTTAAAATAAACTTTTATTTTTTCCTTTTCATTTATTAATTTTTCTATATTTTCAATATCTAATAAAACTTTTGATAACTCTTTTTCTTTCGAGGATAATATATTTATTTCACTATTTATCTTTTCTTTTTTTAATATATTTATTTCTCTTTTTTTTATATAAGATAGAATATTCCCTTCTAATTCTTTAATCTTAATATTATTTTTATTTATACTTTCTTTAATATTTTCTAGATTGTTTTCAATTTTGCCTTTTAAGGAAATAATTTCATTTTTCTTTTTTTCATATTCTATTTTTTTCTCGGAAAGGTTATTGTATTGCTTTTCTATTTTATTTTTCTCTAATAATATTTCAGATTTTAATTTTTTATTACTTTCAATATCTAATAATTTATTTTTCATAGTTTCAATCGTTACTTTAAAATCATTAATAGTATTTTCCAATTCTTTTTTATAAGAATCTAAATTTCCTAAAGAAATAATTTTTTCTTCTAATTCCTTTTTCTCACTTTGTAAATTATTAATATTCAAATCAAAATAATTTGTACTTCCACCTTTTTCTTCTAAATTTAAACATTTTTCATTTAAAATAGGGCATATACCATCTTGAAGTTGTGTTTTAGATTTAATAAAATTATCTATTTTTAATTTTAATTCATTTAACCTAAATTCTAATTTTTTCTTTTCTTCTAACTTATTAATAGTATTTTCTAATGATTTTTGATAATTATTTAATTCTTTCATTTTTTCTGAAATAATTTTTTTCAAATTATCTTCTTCTAAAATATTATTATCTAGCTCTTTTAATTTTCTTTCAAATTCTCTATACTTTTCATAATCATATTCAAACTTTTTAATCTCTTCTAATATATTCTTTTCAATAATAATAGTATTATTTAATTCATCAAATTTTTCTTTTAAAGTGTTTTTTAATTCTGAATTTTCATCATTTATTTGATTTAATGATACATTATATTCTTCTAATTTTTCATCGATATTTTTTATTTCTACATCTAAGAGATTTTTCTCATTAATTTTTTTATTTATTTCTTCTTGTATATTTTTAAGTTCTTTTTCTTTAATTCTTAGTTCTCTTTCTGTCTTATATAAACTATTTAATTCAAGTTCTATTTTAATATATTCATTATAACCATTTTCAGTTTTTTTCACAATTTCTAAAGCTTTTTGAGATTCTAATATTTGTTTTTCTATATTATCCTTGTTTTTTCTCAATATTTCAACCTTTTCTTTTTCACTATTTAATGTATTTTTTAACGTTTTTAATTCCTCAAGTTTTGTTTGTATAGATTTTCTTTCGTGTTCTAAATTGTCTTTTTTTTCTTCTAATGTTTTTTTTATTTTTTCTATTTCAAATATAATTTGTTTTATATTAGAAATATCTTTTTCTATATTTACATAATTTTTCAATTGTTCATCTAGTAAATTAACTTTTTCCTTATCTGCTAATATTCTTTTGTTATATTCATTTTCCACTTGTAATAACAAAGAAAATATTTTTTCGTATATCTCTGTATCAAATATTTTATTGAATAATTCTTTTCTTGATGAAGGGGTTAAATTAAAAATATTTACTAAATCATTTTGATATGCACTTATGACATTTTTAAAAATATCTTTTGCATTTGTCCCGTTTATTCCAGCTAATTCTCCTATTTTCTCTAAAACATTATTTTTTCTTTCAGATATAATGTTTCCATTTAATTCTTTTAAAATATATCTACTCTGACTTCCAATTTTTCTTTCTACAATATAATCAACGGAATCATTTCCGGAAAATTCAACAACTATAGTTGCAGTTTTTTCTTCTTTGGTTACAGCATTTTTTAAATTATTATCTCTAGGCTCAACATCAAATAACGCAATACCTAAAGCTTCAAAAATAGAACTTTTTCCCGCGCCATTTTTTCCCAATAATAAATTTATTCCAGATTTAAACTCTATTGTAGTATCAATATGATTTCTATAATTTTTTAATGATATTTTATTTATTTTCATTTTTGTCACCTTCTATAATTACATCTAAAAAATGATCAAATGAATCGAAAATATCTTGAGAATTTTCATATACTTTATCTTTTAATATTTCTAAATATTCAATAGTTTTTTTGCTATTTGTAGAATATATATTTTCCCATTTCTTAATAATTTTTTCTTCTATAGACTGTTTATCAATATCTTCTATTTCATAATTTTCTGATGAATCTAAATATGAAATATTTAATATTACTTTTAAAGCTCCTTTTTCTAATAATTTTTTTTCAATATCTATATTTAACTCTTTAATAATATTATAGTCTATATTAAGCTTAATTATTTCTCCTTTTTCTATATTTAATTCTTCTATTTTTTCATAATCAGATAATGAATCGAAAGTATATGATGATACTTTTCTTTTTTTTGATTCAAAAAAATCATATGTATGATTTTCAGTATCAAATATAATGTAACCTTTATTATTTTTTTCGTTTAAATCCCAATACTCAGGACAACCAGGTACAAAAAAATATGGGTTATCTTTGGGATAAAAATTATAAGTATGTAAATGCCCTCCAGCAATATATAAAACTTTATCTTTAAATAGGTCTAGGATTTCACTCTTTGTACATCCCGGGATAAAATTCCCTCCAATTCCAGTATGTACAACAATTATATTTTTTTTGTTTTTATCTATTTTTTTTGCTAACTCTATTAAAACTTCATCAATAACTACACCTTGATATGGAACTCCATAGAAATAAATATCATTTTTAATATATGGTTCAAAAATATAATCCTCATTATTTTTATATACCTTAGGAACTATTACTAAATTCCTATTTTCCATATAATTTATCCATGAATCATCATGAGTATAGATTTTATCATGATTTCCTTCAATTAATAATACATCAATATTCTTTTCTTTCAATTTAGTTAATAATTTTTCTGTTCTAAATAAAATATCAGGCAATAATGAACTCCTATCAAATAAATCTCCTGCAATTATAAATAGATCTACATTATGTTTAATTGCTTCGTCAATAATATATTCAGCTGCATTAAAATAATCTTCATATCTAGTTTTAGAATATTCGCCTATACCGCCAACAGGACGTCTTCCTAAATGCCAATCAGATGTATGTAGTATTTTCATAATATCCCTCAAATCTTTAATATTTTTTCTTCTAATTTTTTTTCAAATTCAGTATCTGGATCCACTTCTATTGTTTTCCCATTCTTTAAACTAATAATATACCCTTTAACGGGATTTCCAAAATCCATTAAAAGATACATGTAAAATTGTAATTGAAATTTATAATCATCTATTTTTTTGAAATTATTCAAATCAGAATATTTATAATCCAATACTTCAATATTATTTTCTTCAAATACAACTCTATCAGGTACTCCAAAAATCATATATTCTTTGTTATTAATTACTTTTCTTTTTACTAATCTCCACTCTGTTTTAAAATTATCATATGAAAATAATCTTTTTATTAAATCATTATCTAATTCTTCTGGCAATATATTTGATTTTATTAAATTCTTTATTTGACTAAAACTATTAATACTTTCCATTAAAGAATGTAATTCTGTGCCTTTTAAAATAAAGTCTTGTTCTGAAAAGAAATCGTTTAGATCAACTTTTATATAATTTTCATCAGTTAAATCTTTACTATTTTCTTCTTTCTTTATTTCATTAATAATATATGTAGGTGCTATATACTTTTTATATGCAAAATTCTTTAAGTTTTTCAGATTTTCTTCTTTAATATCAGCAACTTTATTTTTTATAACACTCTCTTTTGAATATATTTCATATTTTAAGTCGCTATATGATATTAAATCAATTTTTTCATACTTAACTTTTTTAAATAATTCTGATAATGTATTTGCTTTTTTATCTTCCACTATAATTGGAATTAACATTTCTTTTGGTCTTGTTATGGCGACATATAATAATCTTAATTCTTCTGTATCTTCTAAAAACTTATTTATATCAAACATGTTTAAATATTTTTCACCAAGTTCTATTTTTATCTTATCTTGAATAGATAATGATGAAATATCCATACTTTTAATTTTTTTCAAAAACAATTTTTTTAATACAAAGTATCTAATGTTATTATCAGGAAGAGAAAATTCTACATTTTCTCTTGAGATTTTCATATCTTCATCGCTTTTTTCTTCACTGTTAATTTGAGATTTTTTTGATAAACCACTTAGAATAACAATAGGAAACTCTAATCCTTTTGACTTATGTATAGTCAAAACCCTTACAACATTTTGTTTTTCATCTTCTATTGCAGCTTCACTTTCAGTGAGTTCTGAAGTTTTTCTAAGTAATCTAATTAATTCAGAAAAAGATACAGCTAGTGAATTATATTGTTCTGCTTCATTTATAAGTTTTTTTACATTAGCAATTGCATAATGTGAGTCTGGTAAAATTGTTAATTTTGATAAATAATTATTTTCTGTAATTAATCCTTTTAAAATAACAGTAGGTTTTAAATAATATTTTAATTCTACATATTTTTTTAATACTTCAAATCCTTTTTTTTCTGAATTTGATAAAATATCTGCTTTTTCTGCTGTTTGATATAATGAGTTATAACCTTTTTCTTTTTTTATTTTCACCAATTCATCTAACTTTTCAAAATTCATACCAACCATTAAAGACATCATATAACTAATAAAATTAAAATCATTATGGGGATTTTGTACAGCATTTAAAGCGAGCAAAACTGTTTGAACTTCATTTTTATTATAGAATGATTTACTACCTAAAATATAAAAGGGTATATTATATTTTTTAAATGCATTTCTAATTGGCTCTTCAGAATTTTTTAATTCTTTTACTAAAACAGCAATATCATTATATTTTATTTCTCTTTCTTCAAAAACTATTTTTCCATTTTCTCTTTTTCTAAATTTCATTTTTTTCCCAATTAAGGAATTAATTGTTTTTGCAATTGTTTCATACTCTATGTAACCTTTATTTTCTGTATCTTTAGAAACAAATACATATTTTATTCTATGTTTATCATCATTACCAATAGAAGGAACAATATCATCTTTAGTCTCTTTTTCAAATTCTGATTTATCCTTATCTTCACTATATAATAAACTATTAAAAACATCGATATATTCATCTTTAGAATAATTTTCTAATATTTCTTTATTAAATAAAACATCTTTAGAAAAAGCATTTGCAAATTCAACTATAGAAGCATTAGAACGTCTATTTACATTTAATTGAAACCTACTATCTTCATCAAATTCTTGTTCAGTTACAGCAAAAACAGATACATCAGCTCCTCTAAATCTATAAATGGATTGTTTTCTATCTCCAACGTAGAAAATATAATTATTTTCATTATGAATCTTGTCAAATAAAGCTTTTTGAAGAAAATTTGTATCTTGATATTCATCAACAATTATATATTTAAATCTTCTTTGATATTTTTCTTTTATTCTTTCTTCATCAAGAGTTTCTAGGGTTTTATCTAATACTCCTTTAAAATCAAATTGATATTGATCATTAGTATATGAATAATATATCTCTTGAGCAATTAAAACTGATATTTTAAATAGCCATAATACATCATTGAAATCTTTATTTATTAAATCAAATTCTGGAACTGAACTCAATTTCATTTCAGTTCTCCAATTTTTTAAAGTATCTGATAATACGCTTTTAAAAGTATCTAATTTCAATTCTTTAAGAATATATTTTAATGCCCCTTCAAATATTTCTTTGTTTTCTATTATTTCTTTTAAATATGAATTAACTATATACTTTCTATCATTTAAAAAATTTGTTATTTCATTTAAATCATACTCTGTATTCTCATATATTTGAAATAATATCTTTAAAGTATTATATACCGATTTTTCTATCTCTAATTCCATTTTTAATTCATTTATTATAGTAAAATTTGGATCTACACCAATAACTATATTATTTTCTCTTAATATCCTAGAACAAAAGCTATCAATAGTCATTATCCAAGCTCTATTTAAAT includes the following:
- a CDS encoding DUF2089 domain-containing protein, which encodes MYKAPVICPVCNKKMHIEVLRCSNCNSKLEGNFELNEFATLSDENIQFLRLYLLNRGNLSKVSEILNLSYPTVLNKFNKLLSDLGYKDEASKDESIEENNKKRKIIEDLEKGLIEPKEAIKKLKSLKGEK
- a CDS encoding MBL fold metallo-hydrolase, which produces MLITGIVDNIKLHPLLKRDWGLSILVEDENKKILFDTGSDYRILEHNIKHLGLEQTLENIDALFLSHYHDDHTGGLDFVLENFNVKKAYIPSQFPKELINKLERKTEVNISEKPSEIKKNIYSTGTFKENIPEHSMVLKTEKGLVVIAGCAHPNIENILNFSKEYFKDKLHAAIGGFHFYKLYEEKLFVRLDRIKKTGVEFLLPSHCTGIEAINVMNVEFKGRIIKFGAGARIEI
- a CDS encoding metal ABC transporter solute-binding protein, Zn/Mn family, with translation MKKYIYLIIILIFTINLFSLNIVTSIKPLELITKELVPDANITTIYENSDSFFNLKIDSKDFNNVDLFVVLDKEIILSENSKSVVLSEGVLFYPYKENPFIWTDPLYTVVIAYKIEKKLESISPENANEFRNNLLNFTQKLVDLSDSFSKIIKDKKINILDINETFIHFYKRYNIKYATLGEDETITKDKILVYNINYDDSTFDNLKNKKILVDIFASQYDDIINFYKTIIDALIN
- a CDS encoding NAD(P)/FAD-dependent oxidoreductase — its product is MEYDVIIIGAGPAGLFCSSNIKNKKVLILEKNEKPGKKILVAGGGKCNFTNNDSINELYLHYGDKKNFVKKALYKYSNKDLLNEVGFEYIITDEGKVFPKNMNSKTVLNWLLEINNKNNVEIKYNIKIQNIEKKDKFIINTNKGEYISKFLIIATGGKSYPMLGSTGDGYNIAKKFGHNIIKPKPALTPVIIKDYPFVDLSGNSMNVLIRKNKQIFKGNMLFTHKGFSGPVILNSSRYFNYGDLIKISFVNFDNEENFRNDFFELINNNKNSLLNEVLKKYNITKRFIAIMFKRLNLNNTIKCNNISKNERNKIINYLYNQEFIIEKVGDFNVSMVTSGGVDTKEIDSKTMESKLIENLYFIGEVLDVDGETGGYNIQWAFSSAKVASDSINSK
- a CDS encoding rhodanese-like domain-containing protein, which codes for MKKIVVSIIVIVFAILVINFFNSPKQSFQNIDPKEAYELIQTKDIIIIDVRTPGEYNSGHIENSINIDYYNSSFKNELSKLDKNKTYIIYCRSGNRSGKSLEIMRDLGFNNVYNITGGILKWKSYNLPLK
- a CDS encoding EamA family transporter, whose amino-acid sequence is MLNLILAIICSSLIAIIFKFSNRFNPNIFLVTSSNYFIATLISFILIDKSLFKTNIVFPILLGIPTGLLFFLSFLFYQKSIKNNGATLSGAFAKLGILYPVFLSMLIWREIPKPINLSGIFIAILGIIIVYFPIKGIKVNFDLILLSLFGGIAEFTNKIFQKYGIIEQKDIFLFFVFLSAMFFSIFMVKSFTKKDIIIGLLVGIPNLFSSYFLILALNKLSAPIVFISYSTGSILLITLISYFYFKEKINNNQKIGIIVILLSLILMNL
- a CDS encoding AAA family ATPase; protein product: MKINKISLKNYRNHIDTTIEFKSGINLLLGKNGAGKSSIFEALGIALFDVEPRDNNLKNAVTKEEKTATIVVEFSGNDSVDYIVERKIGSQSRYILKELNGNIISERKNNVLEKIGELAGINGTNAKDIFKNVISAYQNDLVNIFNLTPSSRKELFNKIFDTEIYEKIFSLLLQVENEYNKRILADKEKVNLLDEQLKNYVNIEKDISNIKQIIFEIEKIKKTLEEKKDNLEHERKSIQTKLEELKTLKNTLNSEKEKVEILRKNKDNIEKQILESQKALEIVKKTENGYNEYIKIELELNSLYKTERELRIKEKELKNIQEEINKKINEKNLLDVEIKNIDEKLEEYNVSLNQINDENSELKNTLKEKFDELNNTIIIEKNILEEIKKFEYDYEKYREFERKLKELDNNILEEDNLKKIISEKMKELNNYQKSLENTINKLEEKKKLEFRLNELKLKIDNFIKSKTQLQDGICPILNEKCLNLEEKGGSTNYFDLNINNLQSEKKELEEKIISLGNLDSYKKELENTINDFKVTIETMKNKLLDIESNKKLKSEILLEKNKIEKQYNNLSEKKIEYEKKKNEIISLKGKIENNLENIKESINKNNIKIKELEGNILSYIKKREINILKKEKINSEINILSSKEKELSKVLLDIENIEKLINEKEKIKVYFKEDYELYMKNNDLASKLDEYKFNLEQINNEIIIISNNINDLSEKINKYEDLDVLKNKLSNVELEINEVYKKINETFSKLSEYKNELKNLNILFDEKKEKEKQKKIFELNLKKNELKLNLTKDFRENIKSMGKYVSSEFTKIISSHATENYRKMTGKNETIVWDSERDYLVTLKDPLKGEREFSILSGGEQVSVAISIRTALANFLSKANFYILDEPTINLDEERKNMLAENLNNMLNEIEQAFIVTHDGTFSEMAENIIEL
- a CDS encoding metallophosphoesterase family protein, encoding MKILHTSDWHLGRRPVGGIGEYSKTRYEDYFNAAEYIIDEAIKHNVDLFIIAGDLFDRSSLLPDILFRTEKLLTKLKEKNIDVLLIEGNHDKIYTHDDSWINYMENRNLVIVPKVYKNNEDYIFEPYIKNDIYFYGVPYQGVVIDEVLIELAKKIDKNKKNIIVVHTGIGGNFIPGCTKSEILDLFKDKVLYIAGGHLHTYNFYPKDNPYFFVPGCPEYWDLNEKNNKGYIIFDTENHTYDFFESKKRKVSSYTFDSLSDYEKIEELNIEKGEIIKLNIDYNIIKELNIDIEKKLLEKGALKVILNISYLDSSENYEIEDIDKQSIEEKIIKKWENIYSTNSKKTIEYLEILKDKVYENSQDIFDSFDHFLDVIIEGDKNENK
- a CDS encoding UvrD-helicase domain-containing protein; its protein translation is MPNILNIEEMKKNLDKNYFISASAGTGKTYTITQYYLAILEKYEKENNPDIVQNILAVTFTNKAAGEMKERILEEIDKKLDQGKNYKYWRQIKTNLNRAWIMTIDSFCSRILRENNIVIGVDPNFTIINELKMELEIEKSVYNTLKILFQIYENTEYDLNEITNFLNDRKYIVNSYLKEIIENKEIFEGALKYILKELKLDTFKSVLSDTLKNWRTEMKLSSVPEFDLINKDFNDVLWLFKISVLIAQEIYYSYTNDQYQFDFKGVLDKTLETLDEERIKEKYQRRFKYIIVDEYQDTNFLQKALFDKIHNENNYIFYVGDRKQSIYRFRGADVSVFAVTEQEFDEDSRFQLNVNRRSNASIVEFANAFSKDVLFNKEILENYSKDEYIDVFNSLLYSEDKDKSEFEKETKDDIVPSIGNDDKHRIKYVFVSKDTENKGYIEYETIAKTINSLIGKKMKFRKRENGKIVFEEREIKYNDIAVLVKELKNSEEPIRNAFKKYNIPFYILGSKSFYNKNEVQTVLLALNAVQNPHNDFNFISYMMSLMVGMNFEKLDELVKIKKEKGYNSLYQTAEKADILSNSEKKGFEVLKKYVELKYYLKPTVILKGLITENNYLSKLTILPDSHYAIANVKKLINEAEQYNSLAVSFSELIRLLRKTSELTESEAAIEDEKQNVVRVLTIHKSKGLEFPIVILSGLSKKSQINSEEKSDEDMKISRENVEFSLPDNNIRYFVLKKLFLKKIKSMDISSLSIQDKIKIELGEKYLNMFDINKFLEDTEELRLLYVAITRPKEMLIPIIVEDKKANTLSELFKKVKYEKIDLISYSDLKYEIYSKESVIKNKVADIKEENLKNLKNFAYKKYIAPTYIINEIKKEENSKDLTDENYIKVDLNDFFSEQDFILKGTELHSLMESINSFSQIKNLIKSNILPEELDNDLIKRLFSYDNFKTEWRLVKRKVINNKEYMIFGVPDRVVFEENNIEVLDYKYSDLNNFKKIDDYKFQLQFYMYLLMDFGNPVKGYIISLKNGKTIEVDPDTEFEKKLEEKILKI